The following coding sequences lie in one Alosa sapidissima isolate fAloSap1 chromosome 15, fAloSap1.pri, whole genome shotgun sequence genomic window:
- the aipl1 gene encoding aryl-hydrocarbon-interacting protein-like 1, with amino-acid sequence MDQTMCLGVEGVKKTILYGGTGEIPKFITGSKVKFHFRTMLCDDDRTVIDDSKKVDMPMEIVIGNMFKLDIWETLLASMRIGEVSEFWCDITHTGMYPILSKSMRRIAEGKDPTDWHIHTCGMANMFAYHSLGYDDLDELMKEPKPLYFVLELLKVSQPSEYNRETWALSDGERVKAVPLLHAQGNKFFKQGRYEEAIQKYKEGIVCLKNVQTKEKAWEVSWLKLEKMANTLTLNYCQCLLRTEEYYEVIEHTTDILNKHPGIMKAYYLRARAHLEVWNEAEAREDFERVLDLEPGMKKVVTRDLGVLSMRMEEKNEEDRKKYKGMFEEKRKQREMAHNTESEEVEQQTGESEVSDTRQA; translated from the exons ATGGATCAAACCATGTGTCTTGGAGTGGAGGGGGTCAAGAAGACCATCCTATATGGTGGCACTGGGGAAATACCTAAGTTCATCACTGGATCTAAG gtgaagtTCCACTTCCGTACAATGCTGTGTGATGATGACCGCACGGTGATTGATGACAGCAAGAAGGTGGACATGCCGATGGAGATTGTGATCGGCAACATGTTCAAGCTGGACATCTGGGAGACCCTGCTCGCCTCCATGAGAATTGGAGAGGTGTCCGAGTTCTGGTGTGACATAACG CACACTGGCATGTACCCCATCTTGTCCAAGAGCATGCGGCGCATCGCAGAGGGCAAAGATCCGACGGATTGGCATATCCACACCTGTGGCATGGCCAACATGTTTGCCTACCACAGCCTGGGCTACGACGACCTGGACGAGCTGATGAAAGAACCAAAGCCCCTTTACTTTGTGCTTGAGCTACTCAAG gtgtcccAGCCGAGTGAGTATAACCGTGAGACCTGGGCCCtctcagatggagagagagtgaaggctgTGCCTCTGCTCCATGCTCAGGGCAACAAGTTCTTCAAACAGGGACGCTACGAAGAGGCCATCCAGAAGTACAAGGAGGGCATTGTTTGCctcaaaaatgtacaaacaaaG GAGAAGGCATGGGAAGTCTCATGGCTGAAGCTCGAGAAGATGgcgaacacactcacactaaacTACTGCCAGTGTCTGCTTCGCACAGAAGAATACTATGAGGTCATTGAGCACACCACTGACATTCTCAACAAACACCCAG GCATCATGAAAGCCTACTACCTGAGGGCCAGGGCCCACTTAGAGGTGTGGAACGAGGCGGAGGCTCGGGAGGACTTTGAGAGGGTGCTGGACCTGGAGCCTGGCATGAAGAAGGTGGTGACGCGGGACCTGGGCGTGCTGAGCAtgaggatggaggagaagaaTGAGGAGGACCGCAAGAAGTACAAGGGCATGTTCGAAGAGAAACGCAAGCAGCGAGAGATGGCACACAACACAGAGTCCGAAGAAGTGGAGCAACAGACCGGAGAGTCTGAAGTGTCCGACACACGCCAGGCGTGA